Proteins co-encoded in one Nostoc sp. C052 genomic window:
- a CDS encoding glycosyltransferase codes for MRRTNQEIEINGYTIIELFNKTEVKSLLNFNEKYSLSKNLLVSGMTFSISASNLSYRQMITQEVKKCFSSKLAILFPEYRIVVCNLVFKSPDVFSEMPLHQDPSLVDELSLKSFGVWCPLIDVDEQNGCLLVVKKSHLLNSQLRPLFVFDGFPYSQDILSLLQQNYLTSIPMKSGQALIYDKRLFHGSPPNSTAIERVAAICSLIPENILTHFCYRETLTSSKIELFEVEDEFYDRYIVGQKPEGVKRLGTLDYNVDPLTPELLVEKLGTKNSALVFPRLANFEINFQPQFLEKLNLLSQKVAILVSNEFEGFSQNGGIGTYYTTLSQKLKSDGWYVILLLCQTETDFQGEPSFADVDCVFSTHEIKQVLNLQLIHHQILSTTQQDAIGNSFDYESFCCLFFTQAAIASLPDAVLYVEFPDIWGFGYRTIQAKKTGLLGDSCLIGVTTHGCFEWLREVNSQYAIQQPQWFWQAYHYEQFSYENADIAYFPSYFLKSKLESYGWKTSQAKHLPYFVPTIHQYEKSERLPKSSNLNVDKIPVVFFSRLEERKGLCTFVEAIKLLNPAVVEKIQVIFMGKIIPLQSSQLKHLDSQQYIEQELDSNLIYKIIPNLSSQEAIKFIYELNYPIVCLTSIQENFPNTGLEMGQLPVSLVVSDTGGFRETLSLIERSDSVRYFHPANSYSLAQMITEAINAYPENPLIPQNEFLQQVNQRLLNQRLEYMSQAFINSAPKEPQTPKVTIAIVCWHPVNTILECLESLAVQNYNNFDVIIGYRESIDEYLQEIIIQAQTKFPDYKYLNLDANWSLGESYNNLITLAVGEYVLQLSVEHIALPDMVEKLVTAAIASDADVVVCPQVRLQENGELKAMPAAVNYAFIDGCLLKLLEFNHNQDISALFSLKLLQEFRYSLERGLLALNWHILAAAIATGKEIAYYPYPLYITKNSSSTISSVNLAKERYYLRQYLYQIEPAKWNQRQLNFLLTGVEQLLQEQNSGKAFQLTHQNNQNLSPQSQAWMLTAQQLQDQLTQTQETLKNVQSWNQQLQVGKDWLEAQWQTWMLRAQKAEFEWERWQSFSTMMSASKFWQLRSAWLKFKRLIGSKKPDLLQLANQINSDIPIRDFVALIASQKVRFFQPEASESPVVSIISVFVNNYEYFETTYRSAINQTWQNWEWIIVNDGSTNSDAITFIESLSQRTNKIKVISHSSQQGDAAGRNTAIAQARGKYLFFLNLVDIIDPTYIEKSLLFLETHSEFSFVNSYSAIFQAEEYWCNHSLSQLASLSDENQFTRGLLYRKADFEQLGGFDADLKLYADWERWLKAIANQQLGWTIPEYLECDRRINFLDLDPGERKQVTKLIQSRYPEIFNSTVTANISLNRQPLNPQQLKYQIAVQNSLSRYNAGKRLLFFFPSLSNTNIDKFNLDLVTLLEKEGYEMAITTTLKSKHPWYDSFYRLTPDIFHLPNLLDEVYWLAFIRYTIQSRQIDIVVISHTDIAYYFLPLLRAEFPQVAFMGCSYTGESNSESGNFTISRQFSQYLDCQVLFSPEITAVEKDISDSNNSNLRICSSNIEMVNIFTEAIQTRQTQIQSEIDTELATVTLLLALR; via the coding sequence ATGCGTAGAACTAATCAAGAAATTGAAATAAATGGATATACGATAATTGAGTTGTTCAATAAAACTGAAGTAAAAAGTCTGCTCAATTTTAACGAGAAGTATTCTCTTTCTAAAAACTTATTAGTTTCAGGTATGACTTTTAGTATAAGCGCCTCCAATTTATCATACCGCCAGATGATTACTCAGGAAGTAAAAAAGTGTTTCTCTTCAAAACTAGCAATTTTATTTCCTGAATATAGAATAGTCGTTTGTAATTTAGTTTTTAAAAGTCCTGATGTATTTAGTGAGATGCCTCTACATCAAGATCCATCATTAGTAGATGAACTTTCCCTAAAATCATTTGGAGTGTGGTGTCCTCTAATTGATGTAGACGAGCAAAATGGCTGTCTTCTAGTTGTAAAAAAAAGCCATTTGCTTAATTCACAACTGAGACCACTTTTTGTTTTTGATGGATTTCCCTACAGCCAAGATATACTGTCGCTTTTACAACAAAACTATCTTACCAGCATCCCGATGAAATCCGGACAAGCACTGATATATGATAAACGCCTGTTTCACGGTTCGCCACCAAACTCAACAGCTATTGAAAGAGTTGCAGCTATTTGTAGCCTTATTCCTGAAAATATTTTGACTCATTTCTGCTATAGAGAAACTCTGACCTCTAGCAAAATAGAGTTATTTGAGGTAGAGGATGAATTCTACGATCGCTATATCGTTGGACAAAAACCAGAAGGCGTGAAAAGATTAGGTACTCTTGATTATAATGTCGATCCATTAACACCAGAGCTACTTGTAGAAAAACTAGGAACAAAAAATTCCGCTCTAGTATTTCCCCGTTTGGCAAACTTTGAAATCAACTTTCAGCCTCAGTTTTTAGAAAAACTTAACTTATTATCTCAAAAAGTAGCTATCCTTGTTAGTAATGAATTTGAAGGTTTTTCTCAAAATGGGGGAATAGGGACTTACTATACAACCTTAAGTCAAAAACTTAAATCTGATGGCTGGTACGTCATCCTGCTGCTTTGTCAAACTGAAACTGACTTTCAAGGAGAACCAAGTTTCGCTGATGTAGATTGTGTTTTCTCCACTCACGAAATCAAACAGGTTTTAAATCTCCAGCTAATTCATCATCAAATTTTATCTACAACCCAGCAAGATGCAATTGGTAATAGCTTTGACTATGAGAGTTTCTGTTGTTTATTCTTCACTCAAGCAGCGATCGCTAGCTTACCAGATGCAGTGCTTTATGTAGAATTTCCAGACATTTGGGGATTCGGCTACCGCACAATTCAAGCTAAAAAAACTGGTTTGCTGGGTGATAGTTGTCTCATTGGTGTCACTACTCATGGGTGCTTTGAATGGCTGCGCGAGGTTAATAGTCAATATGCCATACAGCAACCCCAGTGGTTCTGGCAAGCTTACCACTACGAGCAATTTTCCTATGAAAATGCAGACATCGCTTACTTTCCTTCATACTTCCTCAAGTCCAAACTAGAAAGTTATGGCTGGAAAACATCCCAGGCGAAGCATTTACCATACTTTGTACCCACTATACATCAGTATGAAAAAAGTGAGAGGCTCCCAAAGTCAAGTAATCTCAATGTTGATAAAATACCCGTTGTCTTTTTCAGCCGTTTGGAAGAGAGAAAAGGACTTTGCACTTTTGTAGAAGCAATCAAGTTACTGAATCCTGCTGTAGTTGAGAAAATTCAGGTTATTTTCATGGGAAAAATTATTCCCCTGCAATCATCACAACTAAAACATCTAGATAGTCAACAGTATATTGAACAAGAACTTGATAGTAATCTAATCTACAAAATAATACCAAATTTATCTAGTCAAGAAGCAATTAAGTTTATTTATGAATTAAATTACCCAATTGTTTGCCTGACAAGTATACAAGAAAACTTTCCGAACACTGGGCTAGAAATGGGACAGTTACCCGTCAGTTTAGTAGTTTCAGATACAGGGGGATTTCGAGAAACTTTAAGTTTAATTGAGCGTTCTGACTCCGTGCGTTACTTTCACCCAGCAAATTCCTATTCCCTCGCTCAAATGATAACTGAGGCAATTAATGCTTACCCTGAAAACCCATTAATCCCCCAAAATGAATTTTTACAACAAGTCAATCAACGCCTGCTAAACCAAAGATTAGAATATATGAGTCAAGCTTTTATTAATAGCGCTCCTAAAGAACCTCAAACTCCAAAAGTCACAATCGCTATTGTCTGTTGGCATCCAGTAAATACTATATTAGAATGCTTAGAAAGTCTTGCTGTCCAAAACTATAACAATTTTGATGTTATCATCGGGTATCGAGAATCAATTGATGAGTATTTACAAGAAATAATTATTCAAGCTCAAACTAAGTTTCCTGATTATAAATATTTAAATTTAGATGCAAACTGGAGTTTGGGAGAAAGTTATAACAACTTAATCACGTTAGCTGTAGGAGAGTATGTTTTACAGTTATCTGTGGAACATATTGCCTTACCAGATATGGTAGAAAAGTTAGTGACGGCGGCGATCGCCTCTGATGCAGATGTGGTAGTATGTCCGCAGGTTAGGCTTCAAGAGAATGGAGAACTAAAAGCGATGCCTGCGGCGGTAAACTACGCTTTTATCGATGGTTGCTTGCTAAAGTTACTAGAGTTTAACCACAATCAAGATATATCTGCGTTATTTTCCCTCAAACTGCTGCAAGAATTTCGCTACTCGCTAGAGAGAGGATTGCTAGCTCTCAACTGGCATATATTAGCAGCAGCGATCGCCACTGGGAAAGAAATTGCTTACTACCCCTATCCTCTCTACATAACCAAAAATTCTTCCTCAACAATTAGTTCTGTAAATCTAGCCAAAGAACGGTATTATCTGCGGCAATATTTATACCAAATTGAGCCTGCTAAGTGGAATCAACGCCAGCTTAATTTCTTGCTGACAGGTGTCGAACAACTTCTGCAAGAGCAAAATTCAGGTAAAGCATTTCAGCTTACTCATCAAAATAATCAAAATTTATCTCCCCAGTCTCAGGCTTGGATGCTAACTGCACAGCAACTTCAGGATCAACTCACACAAACCCAAGAAACTCTAAAAAACGTGCAATCATGGAATCAACAACTACAAGTTGGAAAGGACTGGCTAGAGGCGCAATGGCAGACATGGATGCTGAGGGCGCAAAAAGCTGAGTTTGAGTGGGAACGATGGCAATCTTTTAGCACGATGATGTCTGCGAGTAAGTTTTGGCAACTCCGCAGTGCTTGGTTAAAATTCAAACGGCTAATCGGCTCGAAAAAGCCCGATCTACTTCAGTTAGCAAATCAAATTAACTCCGACATTCCTATCCGAGATTTTGTTGCTCTCATTGCTAGCCAAAAAGTGAGATTTTTTCAGCCAGAAGCTTCTGAATCTCCTGTAGTTTCAATTATTTCTGTGTTTGTTAATAACTATGAATATTTTGAAACTACTTACAGAAGTGCGATCAACCAAACCTGGCAAAATTGGGAATGGATTATTGTCAATGATGGCTCGACTAACTCCGATGCAATAACATTCATTGAGTCATTGTCTCAAAGAACCAACAAAATCAAAGTTATTTCTCATTCTAGCCAACAAGGTGATGCCGCAGGACGCAACACGGCAATCGCCCAAGCTAGAGGCAAATATTTATTTTTTCTCAATTTGGTTGACATTATTGACCCCACATATATAGAAAAAAGCCTTCTGTTCTTAGAAACCCATTCGGAATTTTCCTTTGTTAACTCCTACTCTGCGATCTTTCAAGCAGAGGAATACTGGTGCAATCATAGCTTGAGCCAACTTGCTTCATTGTCGGATGAAAATCAGTTTACAAGAGGATTGCTGTATCGCAAAGCGGATTTTGAGCAACTAGGGGGATTTGACGCAGATTTAAAGCTATATGCAGATTGGGAACGATGGCTAAAAGCGATCGCCAATCAACAACTTGGATGGACAATTCCTGAATATCTAGAGTGCGATCGCCGCATTAACTTTTTGGATCTCGATCCTGGGGAACGAAAGCAAGTAACTAAATTAATCCAGTCTCGCTACCCTGAAATTTTTAATAGTACCGTAACTGCAAATATTTCCCTCAACCGCCAACCCCTTAACCCGCAGCAACTCAAATATCAAATAGCCGTCCAAAACTCCCTCAGCCGTTACAATGCTGGGAAACGCCTGCTGTTTTTCTTTCCTTCCCTCTCCAACACCAATATCGATAAATTTAATCTGGACTTAGTAACGCTGCTGGAAAAAGAGGGTTATGAAATGGCGATCACCACAACCTTAAAATCAAAGCATCCCTGGTATGATTCCTTTTATCGTCTAACACCAGACATATTTCATCTACCGAATTTGTTAGATGAAGTTTACTGGTTGGCTTTTATCCGCTACACGATCCAATCTCGTCAAATCGATATTGTTGTAATTTCTCATACAGACATCGCCTATTACTTCCTCCCTCTACTCCGTGCTGAATTTCCTCAAGTTGCTTTTATGGGTTGCAGCTATACTGGTGAATCCAATTCGGAAAGTGGTAATTTCACAATTTCTAGGCAATTTAGTCAGTATCTTGACTGTCAAGTTCTATTTTCTCCAGAGATTACTGCGGTTGAAAAAGATATTAGTGACTCAAATAACTCTAATTTGAGAATTTGTTCTAGTAATATTGAAATGGTAAACATTTTTACTGAAGCTATCCAAACGCGTCAAACCCAGATCCAATCAGAAATTGACACTGAGTTAGCAACTGTAACTTTATTACTTGCACTTAGATAG
- a CDS encoding transposase, producing MLGLFLAADGKPLPHYSKSKSESALSRFLNTYKWPTRKLIRHVRQQAIEQVKSHSPLGRKAFLQVIVDLTTLEKCGQFKAFKNLITVYNGKRGLHIVVLYLVIGQWRIPWNFRVWRGKGTASPSQIALRMIRHLPKDLTKRFRVKILADTAFGTKDFINNIRKIKYHAVIGIGCNRKLVNGYPVKLLHRRGQQVRLVGLDFPVTLSWYYFKRDNGKFVKRYVISTQPLKASTISWWGKRRWKIEGWFKTAKYRFGLDRFGQGTLLGIYRWLVLSITAYLLAYWTYLSSCLPDSLDWGQAAFLALSTFLPHLVLSLLLLDIERLRPLALSHGIDITISRCKI from the coding sequence ATGCTAGGGCTATTTTTGGCAGCAGATGGAAAACCTCTGCCACACTACAGCAAATCCAAATCCGAAAGCGCTTTAAGTAGATTTTTAAATACCTATAAATGGCCTACTCGTAAGCTAATTCGTCATGTTCGTCAACAGGCAATTGAGCAAGTTAAGAGTCATTCTCCATTGGGAAGAAAAGCGTTTCTACAAGTAATAGTTGACCTGACAACTTTAGAGAAATGTGGTCAGTTTAAAGCATTTAAAAATCTAATAACCGTTTACAACGGCAAACGAGGTTTGCATATAGTAGTCTTATATTTGGTAATTGGACAATGGCGTATCCCTTGGAATTTCCGGGTCTGGAGAGGTAAAGGGACAGCTAGTCCGTCTCAAATAGCATTACGAATGATACGTCATTTACCCAAAGATTTAACCAAACGATTTCGGGTAAAAATTCTCGCTGATACTGCTTTTGGCACTAAGGATTTTATCAACAATATTCGGAAGATAAAATATCATGCTGTTATTGGTATTGGTTGTAATCGTAAGTTGGTTAATGGTTATCCAGTTAAACTTCTACATCGTCGAGGGCAACAGGTTAGACTTGTTGGATTAGATTTCCCTGTTACTCTTTCTTGGTATTACTTTAAACGCGATAATGGTAAGTTTGTTAAAAGATATGTTATTTCTACACAACCTCTTAAAGCTAGTACTATTTCCTGGTGGGGTAAACGTCGTTGGAAAATTGAAGGTTGGTTCAAAACTGCTAAATATCGCTTTGGTTTAGATAGATTTGGACAAGGTACTCTTTTAGGAATTTATCGTTGGTTAGTCTTGTCCATTACTGCCTATTTATTAGCATATTGGACGTATCTTTCATCCTGTTTACCTGATTCTTTGGATTGGGGTCAAGCTGCTTTCCTTGCACTATCTACTTTTTTACCTCATTTAGTCTTGTCTTTATTGCTACTAGATATTGAACGGCTTCGACCCTTAGCACTTAGTCATGGAATTGACATTACTATTTCCAGGTGCAAGATATGA
- a CDS encoding DUF3854 domain-containing protein produces the protein MRIIESDSQAKHLQEWLGSGVDEEIFHLNVRSLSGTTPYEYLLYSPKISRRNDGRLRDRDLKKYQHIELGGWWCSGIDPLNNYVSMMWGCFKPDHPRRDRQKIHKFIKYEHPFRDETRAFFLLVPNRIWVKVSNRSGIPITEEDLQHPGGFWHWVWRHNVPVTIVEGVKKAGALLTAGYAAIAIPGVNAGYRTSTDEYGTAIGKPSLIPDLKHFATQGRQVNICFDQDNKPETVQRVRTAISRMGRLLVNEGCSLRVIDLPLGAEKGVDDFIVAKGQPAFDALYNTAVALELWEIKLFTLLTYPPAIALNQRFLGQLLVPEGEKLIILKAPKGTGKTQWLSTEVAKAYDLGRRVLIITHRIQLGEALCDRFGVNYVTEVRTNETGTLLGYGVCVDSLHHESQARFNPNDWSNDVIIIDECDQVFWHLLNSATEVQKRRVSVLKNLKQLVQNVLGSEHGKIYLSSADVSDTDVKYILSLAGEYRVNSYLAPDKNNQY, from the coding sequence ATGCGTATAATCGAATCTGATTCTCAAGCTAAACATTTACAGGAATGGCTGGGCAGTGGAGTTGACGAAGAAATCTTTCATCTGAATGTGCGATCACTCTCTGGCACAACACCCTACGAATACTTGCTCTACAGTCCCAAAATCTCCCGTCGCAATGATGGACGACTGCGCGATCGCGATTTGAAAAAGTACCAGCACATTGAATTAGGCGGCTGGTGGTGCAGTGGCATTGACCCACTTAACAACTACGTCAGTATGATGTGGGGCTGTTTCAAACCTGACCACCCCAGACGCGACCGCCAGAAGATCCACAAGTTCATCAAATACGAACACCCATTCAGAGACGAGACACGCGCTTTCTTCCTCTTAGTACCAAATCGCATCTGGGTGAAAGTCTCCAATCGTAGCGGCATCCCCATCACCGAAGAAGACCTACAGCATCCTGGCGGTTTCTGGCACTGGGTTTGGAGGCATAATGTACCAGTCACAATTGTCGAAGGTGTCAAGAAAGCGGGGGCATTATTGACAGCCGGCTATGCTGCGATCGCAATTCCGGGAGTAAACGCTGGATACCGCACATCTACTGATGAGTACGGTACTGCCATCGGGAAACCCTCTCTGATTCCCGACTTGAAACATTTTGCAACACAGGGGAGACAGGTTAATATTTGCTTTGACCAAGATAATAAGCCCGAAACTGTACAACGTGTCAGAACCGCTATCAGTCGCATGGGACGGTTGCTGGTAAACGAGGGTTGTTCCCTGCGAGTGATTGATTTACCGTTAGGGGCAGAGAAAGGGGTTGATGATTTTATCGTTGCCAAAGGGCAGCCGGCATTTGACGCACTCTACAATACAGCTGTTGCACTGGAATTATGGGAAATCAAGCTGTTTACTCTGCTGACTTACCCGCCAGCGATCGCACTCAACCAAAGATTCCTCGGACAGCTTCTCGTCCCGGAAGGTGAAAAACTGATTATCCTCAAGGCTCCCAAAGGTACTGGTAAAACCCAATGGCTGTCTACTGAGGTGGCCAAAGCCTATGACCTTGGACGTAGGGTGTTAATCATCACCCATCGGATTCAACTTGGTGAGGCGTTATGCGATCGCTTTGGAGTGAATTATGTTACCGAAGTCCGCACGAATGAAACAGGCACATTGTTAGGATATGGCGTGTGTGTGGATTCACTACATCACGAAAGCCAGGCGCGATTTAATCCCAATGACTGGTCAAATGATGTCATTATTATTGATGAATGTGACCAAGTATTCTGGCATTTGCTCAACTCTGCTACTGAAGTGCAAAAGCGTCGGGTATCGGTTCTAAAAAACCTGAAACAACTGGTACAAAATGTTCTCGGTAGCGAACACGGCAAGATTTACCTATCAAGCGCTGATGTGTCCGATACTGATGTGAAGTATATTTTATCACTTGCTGGAGAATATAGGGTTAACTCATATCTTGCACCTGATAAAAACAATCAGTATTAA
- a CDS encoding alpha-ketoglutarate-dependent dioxygenase AlkB has product MQQLTLFSESVPVLPITYYPDFLSQELANELYQHCLKLEWQQNQIRMLGKTLPVPRLECIYGDAGCDYLYSNSVFLKPLTWTEALSNLRDRITALTGYKFRIVIGNQYRSGQDSIGWHADNEPLMGFNPAIASVSLGSCRKFQIKPRNGKPTDFWLEHGSLLVMHPGCQSTHLHQVPKTNKVVSTRINLTFRPHTGGGK; this is encoded by the coding sequence ATGCAACAACTCACACTTTTCTCTGAATCTGTACCAGTTTTACCCATCACTTATTACCCCGATTTCTTAAGTCAAGAACTTGCAAATGAACTCTATCAACACTGCTTAAAACTGGAGTGGCAACAGAATCAAATCAGAATGTTGGGTAAAACTCTTCCCGTCCCGCGCCTGGAGTGCATCTATGGTGATGCCGGATGTGATTATCTTTACTCCAACAGCGTGTTCTTAAAACCTCTGACTTGGACAGAAGCTCTGTCTAACTTGCGGGACAGAATCACTGCACTGACTGGCTACAAGTTTCGCATTGTCATCGGAAATCAATACCGCAGTGGACAGGATTCGATTGGCTGGCACGCAGACAACGAACCATTGATGGGATTTAACCCGGCGATCGCATCAGTCAGCTTGGGTTCATGTCGCAAATTCCAAATAAAACCGAGAAATGGCAAACCAACAGACTTCTGGCTGGAACACGGCAGCTTGCTTGTGATGCACCCAGGCTGCCAGTCCACACATCTGCATCAAGTCCCCAAAACCAACAAAGTTGTTAGCACCCGTATTAATCTCACGTTTCGACCGCACACAGGAGGCGGGAAATGA
- a CDS encoding DUF1392 domain-containing protein, whose product MIDHINALQTSWYLSPPWRGTIPPVEVNLLERVYLRTTRTFGYCCGMQWKHECWIYSIDCGKEILHATQNQIIGTGELEAITVQKPAFVLGERVILCSHDKGTKQRLILGIALVHKSWFYLVELMSPTLIKTPTISNRFSLVGEKSLVRVNT is encoded by the coding sequence ATGATTGACCACATTAACGCACTTCAAACAAGCTGGTATCTTTCTCCACCTTGGCGTGGAACAATTCCACCGGTTGAGGTCAATTTACTGGAGAGGGTATACCTCAGAACCACGAGAACATTCGGCTATTGCTGTGGGATGCAATGGAAACACGAGTGCTGGATTTATTCAATTGATTGTGGAAAAGAAATACTCCACGCCACACAAAACCAAATCATCGGGACTGGAGAATTAGAAGCCATTACTGTGCAAAAACCTGCTTTTGTTCTGGGCGAAAGAGTGATTCTCTGTTCTCACGACAAAGGAACAAAACAACGGCTGATTTTAGGGATTGCACTGGTGCATAAATCTTGGTTTTACCTTGTTGAATTGATGTCACCAACGTTAATTAAGACACCGACTATATCGAATCGTTTTTCACTGGTTGGTGAAAAAAGTTTAGTGCGAGTCAATACTTGA